In a genomic window of Streptomyces katrae:
- a CDS encoding alpha/beta hydrolase, whose protein sequence is MTTHRTKASLLALATATALTAAAVPAASAAPVAAEGPRTPAPRLDWHPCAKPGGPAAQECADLPVPLDYADPAGPRISVAVSRIRSDRPAARRGTLVVIPGGPGGSGVQRLTQKGAALQKELGGTYDLVAFDPRGVGGSTTAHCGIAPEDRYLTALRSWPGPGGDISGNVDRSRRIAEACAANGGPVLRSFTTANQVRDMDRLRTALGERKLSAWGVSYGTYVGAVYAQTYPGRTDRWVLDSSGDPDPQRVARGWLANMAKGADDRFPDFAAWAAHPDRDREGLRLAQRPEEVEPLVLSLAEALDRIPRPSATEGVPLTGNGLRQALQNALYSDSAFPAFARLLVSLRDPAATPALPPELAQPLRDQDAAQMVAVICNDVAWPLLPAAGRQRAVDEDRARHPLTAGMPVNVTPCSFWKDRPVQKPTRITDDGPSDVLMVQSRRDPATPHSESLKMRRALGGRAVMVTVEQGGHGMYLGNGNACGDRAVTRFLTTGVRPARDTDCPN, encoded by the coding sequence ATGACGACGCACCGGACCAAGGCCTCCCTGCTCGCCCTCGCCACCGCCACCGCCCTGACCGCGGCCGCCGTACCGGCCGCCTCCGCGGCACCGGTGGCCGCCGAGGGCCCCCGCACCCCCGCGCCCCGCCTCGACTGGCACCCCTGCGCCAAGCCCGGCGGCCCCGCCGCGCAGGAGTGCGCCGACCTCCCCGTCCCCCTCGACTACGCCGACCCGGCCGGCCCGCGGATCAGCGTGGCCGTCTCCCGCATCCGCAGCGACCGCCCCGCCGCCCGCCGGGGCACCCTCGTCGTCATCCCCGGCGGCCCCGGCGGCTCCGGCGTACAGCGCCTGACGCAGAAGGGCGCCGCCCTCCAGAAGGAGCTCGGCGGCACCTACGACCTCGTCGCCTTCGACCCCCGGGGTGTCGGCGGCAGCACCACCGCGCACTGCGGCATCGCCCCCGAGGACCGCTACCTCACCGCCCTGCGCTCCTGGCCCGGCCCGGGCGGCGACATCAGCGGCAACGTCGACCGCTCCCGGCGCATCGCCGAGGCCTGCGCCGCGAACGGCGGCCCCGTCCTGCGCAGCTTCACCACCGCCAACCAGGTCCGTGACATGGACCGCCTGCGCACGGCCCTCGGCGAGCGCAAACTCTCCGCCTGGGGCGTCTCGTACGGCACCTACGTGGGCGCCGTGTACGCGCAGACCTACCCCGGGCGCACCGACCGCTGGGTGCTCGACAGCAGCGGCGACCCCGACCCGCAGCGGGTCGCCCGGGGCTGGCTCGCCAACATGGCCAAGGGCGCCGACGACCGCTTCCCCGACTTCGCCGCCTGGGCCGCCCACCCCGACCGGGACCGCGAAGGCCTGCGCCTGGCCCAGCGCCCCGAGGAGGTGGAACCCCTCGTGCTCTCCCTCGCCGAAGCCCTGGACCGGATCCCGCGCCCGTCCGCCACCGAGGGGGTGCCCCTGACCGGCAACGGCCTGCGCCAGGCCCTGCAGAACGCCCTCTACTCGGATTCCGCCTTCCCCGCGTTCGCCCGGCTCCTCGTCTCCCTGCGGGACCCGGCGGCCACGCCCGCCCTCCCGCCGGAGCTGGCCCAGCCCCTGCGCGACCAGGACGCCGCCCAGATGGTCGCGGTCATCTGCAACGACGTCGCCTGGCCCCTCCTGCCCGCCGCCGGCCGGCAGCGCGCCGTGGACGAGGACCGTGCCCGTCACCCCCTGACCGCGGGCATGCCGGTCAACGTCACCCCTTGCTCCTTCTGGAAGGACCGGCCCGTACAGAAGCCCACCCGGATCACCGACGACGGCCCCTCCGACGTCCTCATGGTGCAGAGCCGCCGCGACCCGGCCACGCCCCACTCCGAGAGCCTGAAGATGCGCCGGGCCCTGGGCGGCCGGGCCGTGATGGTCACCGTCGAGCAGGGCGGCCACGGCATGTACCTCGGCAACGGCAACGCATGCGGGGACCGCGCCGTCACCCGCTTCCTGACCACCGGGGTCCGCCCCGCCCGGGACACCGACTGCCCGAACTGA
- a CDS encoding DUF2278 family protein, translating into MPLDSYGVLSGTLHRHFRDQPDTMGRWFHVNLEVDAPAGRYRCAVDVDSKQSATGVQWKVFTLAASILDPVPAMGPGYHELSMSSGSGALDYQRHPALADRPGCLFPRRPPAWLQALVDRLHPPHPWVSGSNLDAAQALEPILVPGREVLVFGEPFDHGLGMHNVHQNQGDPSGSQWWPDNGTWQDGATLTRRPDGRYDVFLNKFSSQADHTDANGHPTTGP; encoded by the coding sequence ATGCCGCTCGACTCCTACGGCGTGCTGTCAGGGACGCTGCACCGCCACTTCCGCGACCAGCCCGACACCATGGGGCGCTGGTTCCACGTCAACCTCGAGGTCGACGCGCCCGCCGGCCGCTACCGGTGCGCCGTCGACGTGGACAGCAAACAGTCCGCCACCGGCGTCCAGTGGAAGGTGTTCACCCTGGCCGCCTCGATCCTCGACCCGGTGCCGGCCATGGGCCCCGGCTACCACGAACTGTCCATGTCCAGCGGCTCCGGCGCCCTCGACTACCAGCGCCACCCGGCCCTCGCGGACCGTCCGGGCTGCCTGTTCCCGCGCCGTCCCCCCGCCTGGCTCCAGGCCCTCGTGGACCGGCTGCACCCGCCGCACCCGTGGGTCTCGGGTTCCAACCTCGACGCCGCCCAGGCCCTGGAGCCCATCCTGGTCCCCGGGCGTGAAGTGCTGGTCTTCGGCGAGCCCTTCGACCACGGCCTCGGGATGCACAACGTCCACCAGAACCAGGGCGACCCCTCCGGCAGCCAGTGGTGGCCCGACAACGGCACCTGGCAGGACGGGGCCACCCTCACCCGGCGCCCGGACGGCCGGTACGACGTCTTCCTGAACAAGTTCTCCAGCCAGGCGGACCACACCGACGCGAACGGCCACCCCACGACGGGCCCCTGA
- a CDS encoding alpha/beta hydrolase translates to MYLFKKPARWATAAACGLLALAALPASPAAAAPAGGGAPAVPARYAQQRLDWQPCRDGALECATMTVPRDWYHPGTGADLTVAVSRHRAADPAARRGVLMMAAGGPGASGLGRPAGLAGYSPKLAAAYDIVGFDQRGVGASTQVVCSDQDTVDALFTSGDLRDRSPAAVDATVERARNFVRDCERRSGGLLPYITTDQAVHDMDLFRALLGESKVSYYGPSYATFLGAYYATEFPRRVDRVVLDSNIGFTGSWQEFLTGQPMSFQRRFEQDFLPWLAANDATYHQGRTAEEAKASYERLRSSLGEHPLDLEGTTVTPNHLDAAATSVIYSGDAFPDLAMLLGVLQHPDAAPPAVRKALADKLKHPVADRFAADFFSVICQDTPWNHDSAFWVRRSAADTRAYPMAGARELTFASVCAAWPRSRAPRVQVTGRGLPPMMMLNSLHDPATYYEGALRAHRGTAGSRLITVGGGDHGVYQSHNACVDAYVEGFLVDGRMPAEDASCEGKPLPSPAGGR, encoded by the coding sequence ATGTACCTCTTCAAGAAGCCCGCGCGCTGGGCCACGGCCGCCGCGTGCGGGCTGCTCGCACTCGCCGCCCTGCCCGCTTCCCCGGCGGCCGCCGCCCCGGCCGGGGGCGGCGCGCCCGCGGTGCCGGCCAGGTACGCGCAGCAGCGGCTCGACTGGCAGCCGTGCCGGGACGGCGCGCTGGAGTGCGCGACCATGACGGTGCCGCGTGACTGGTACCACCCGGGCACGGGCGCGGACCTGACCGTCGCGGTGTCCCGGCACCGGGCCGCGGACCCCGCCGCGCGGCGGGGCGTGCTGATGATGGCGGCCGGCGGGCCGGGGGCCTCGGGGCTGGGCCGGCCCGCGGGGCTGGCGGGGTACTCGCCGAAGCTGGCGGCCGCGTACGACATCGTCGGCTTCGACCAGCGCGGGGTCGGGGCCAGCACACAGGTGGTCTGCTCCGACCAGGACACCGTCGACGCCCTGTTCACCAGCGGCGACCTGCGCGACCGCTCACCGGCGGCCGTGGACGCCACCGTGGAGCGGGCGCGCAACTTCGTACGGGACTGCGAGCGCCGGTCGGGCGGGCTGCTGCCGTACATCACCACCGATCAGGCCGTGCACGACATGGACCTGTTCCGCGCGCTGCTCGGCGAGTCGAAGGTGTCCTACTACGGGCCGTCCTACGCCACCTTCCTCGGCGCCTACTACGCCACCGAGTTCCCGCGCCGGGTCGACCGGGTGGTGCTCGACAGCAACATCGGCTTCACCGGCAGCTGGCAGGAGTTCCTGACGGGTCAGCCGATGAGCTTCCAGCGCCGGTTCGAGCAGGACTTCCTGCCCTGGCTCGCCGCGAACGACGCGACGTACCACCAGGGGCGGACCGCCGAGGAGGCCAAGGCCTCGTACGAGCGGCTACGGAGCTCGCTGGGCGAGCACCCGCTGGACCTGGAGGGGACCACGGTCACCCCCAACCACCTCGACGCCGCCGCGACCTCGGTCATCTACAGCGGCGACGCCTTCCCCGACCTGGCGATGCTGCTCGGCGTCCTGCAGCACCCGGACGCCGCCCCGCCGGCGGTCCGCAAGGCCCTCGCCGACAAGCTGAAGCACCCCGTGGCGGACCGCTTCGCGGCGGACTTCTTCTCCGTCATCTGCCAGGACACCCCCTGGAACCACGACAGCGCCTTCTGGGTGCGGCGCAGCGCGGCCGACACCCGGGCGTACCCGATGGCCGGGGCCCGGGAGCTGACCTTCGCGTCGGTCTGCGCGGCCTGGCCGCGCTCCCGGGCGCCCCGGGTGCAGGTCACCGGCCGCGGGCTGCCGCCGATGATGATGCTCAACTCGCTGCACGATCCCGCCACTTACTACGAGGGCGCGCTGCGTGCCCACCGGGGGACGGCCGGGTCCCGGCTGATCACGGTCGGCGGCGGTGACCACGGGGTCTACCAGTCGCACAACGCCTGCGTGGACGCGTACGTCGAGGGCTTCCTCGTCGACGGCCGGATGCCGGCCGAGGACGCCTCGTGCGAGGGCAAGCCGCTGCCCTCCCCCGCCGGCGGCCGGTGA
- a CDS encoding N-acetylmuramoyl-L-alanine amidase — MTVTAAVICALTATAATGDQPAAPPPATARAFTLTAGTTGPVLTAAHTSGFSMLAVTEPAGRPPAPGGYRVRTRSRASGSWSGWTVLEPGEPWWAGPSTGVEVRAADADAALAPGLRLDLADPGPGPSARPRSAAPAFGPVRAAYEGAGALPRRPRVVPRADWGAARDDGSPVVYGREVKAVFVHHTAQTNAYDCADSPAIVRGLQTLHERVNGWKDLGYNYVVDKCGTVFEGRAGGSDRPVTGAHTLGFNTDTLGVAVIGLYTDEEAPPAAAEAVARLAGWALRRYGHDPSGTVTLTSSVDNGRLRRGERVTVERVSGHRDVFATECPGTALYRQLPALRRLAADPFGGLLPGIGELPA, encoded by the coding sequence GTGACCGTGACCGCCGCCGTGATCTGCGCGCTCACCGCCACGGCCGCGACCGGGGACCAGCCCGCCGCCCCTCCCCCCGCGACCGCCCGGGCCTTCACCCTCACCGCCGGCACCACGGGTCCCGTCCTCACCGCCGCGCACACCTCGGGCTTCAGCATGCTGGCCGTCACCGAACCCGCGGGCCGGCCCCCCGCCCCCGGCGGGTACCGGGTCCGTACGAGGTCCCGTGCCTCCGGCTCCTGGTCCGGCTGGACGGTGCTGGAGCCCGGCGAGCCCTGGTGGGCCGGGCCCTCCACCGGGGTCGAGGTCCGGGCCGCGGACGCGGACGCCGCCCTGGCACCCGGACTGCGCCTGGACCTGGCCGACCCCGGCCCCGGCCCGTCGGCCCGTCCCCGGTCCGCCGCCCCGGCATTCGGCCCCGTGAGGGCGGCCTACGAGGGGGCCGGCGCCCTCCCGCGCCGCCCGAGGGTGGTCCCCCGCGCCGACTGGGGCGCGGCGCGGGACGACGGCAGCCCGGTGGTGTACGGCCGGGAGGTCAAGGCCGTGTTCGTCCACCACACCGCGCAGACCAACGCCTACGACTGCGCCGACTCCCCCGCGATCGTGCGCGGGCTGCAGACCCTCCACGAGCGGGTCAACGGCTGGAAGGACCTCGGCTACAACTACGTGGTCGACAAGTGCGGGACGGTCTTCGAGGGCCGGGCGGGCGGCTCCGACCGGCCCGTCACCGGCGCGCACACCCTCGGCTTCAACACCGACACCCTGGGCGTCGCCGTGATCGGCTTGTACACGGACGAGGAGGCCCCGCCCGCGGCGGCGGAGGCCGTCGCCCGGCTCGCGGGCTGGGCCCTGCGCCGGTACGGGCACGACCCGTCCGGCACGGTGACCCTGACCTCCTCCGTCGACAACGGCCGCTTGCGGCGCGGTGAGCGGGTGACGGTGGAGCGGGTCTCCGGCCACCGCGACGTGTTCGCCACCGAGTGCCCCGGGACCGCCCTCTACCGGCAGCTCCCCGCGCTGCGCCGGCTGGCCGCGGACCCGTTCGGGGGTCTGCTCCCCGGCATCGGGGAACTGCCCGCCTGA
- a CDS encoding SDR family NAD(P)-dependent oxidoreductase encodes MNRFTGKTVLVTGAGSGIGRATALAFAAEGARVVAAGRTAAPLEETVALIAAAGGTAAAVPADVTDSGRLAGLVREAVERFGGLDVAVNNAAILRGTVPAADIAEEDWDAVLHTNVTGVWLAMKHEIAHMRENGGGVIVNISSNLGAHTRIPNAAAYVTSKAAVAALTRAAALDHIREGVRINAVSPGATAAPMSLRPGETEADRARRIKGENPLGRLAEAEEVAAAVLYLASPEAGAVVGTDLVVDSGSSA; translated from the coding sequence ATGAACCGCTTCACCGGCAAGACCGTCCTGGTGACCGGCGCCGGCTCCGGCATCGGCCGTGCGACCGCCCTCGCCTTCGCCGCCGAGGGGGCCCGCGTGGTCGCCGCCGGACGCACCGCGGCCCCGCTGGAGGAGACCGTGGCCCTCATCGCGGCCGCCGGCGGCACCGCCGCCGCCGTCCCCGCCGACGTCACCGACTCCGGCCGGCTCGCCGGCCTCGTGCGGGAGGCCGTGGAGCGCTTCGGCGGGCTCGACGTCGCCGTCAACAACGCCGCGATCCTGCGGGGCACCGTCCCCGCCGCCGACATCGCCGAGGAGGACTGGGACGCGGTGCTGCACACCAACGTCACCGGCGTCTGGCTGGCGATGAAGCACGAGATAGCCCACATGCGCGAGAACGGCGGCGGCGTCATCGTCAACATCTCCTCCAACCTGGGCGCCCACACCCGCATCCCGAACGCCGCCGCCTACGTCACCTCCAAGGCGGCCGTCGCCGCCCTCACCCGCGCCGCGGCCCTCGACCACATCCGCGAGGGTGTCCGCATCAACGCGGTCAGCCCCGGCGCCACCGCCGCGCCCATGTCCCTGCGCCCGGGGGAGACCGAGGCCGACCGCGCCCGGCGGATCAAGGGCGAGAACCCCCTCGGCCGCCTCGCGGAGGCCGAGGAGGTGGCCGCGGCCGTGCTGTACCTGGCCTCGCCGGAGGCCGGAGCCGTGGTCGGAACCGACCTCGTGGTCGACAGCGGCTCCTCGGCCTGA
- a CDS encoding CBS domain-containing protein — protein MTRNLRARDIMTKGVQCVREDQSLLDASRMMRDLNVGCLPICGDDQRLQGLITDRDIVVKCCAEGRDPAAMKAGELAGTLFWVDADSNAQEAVDTMEIHQIKRLPVIDVAGGHRLIGMITEANLARNLSDAEIAEFAVRVYAAN, from the coding sequence ATGACCAGGAACCTGCGGGCCCGGGACATCATGACCAAGGGGGTCCAGTGCGTCCGGGAGGACCAGAGCCTGCTGGACGCGTCGCGGATGATGCGCGACCTGAACGTCGGCTGCCTGCCCATCTGCGGGGACGACCAGCGCCTCCAGGGGCTGATCACCGACCGCGACATCGTCGTCAAGTGCTGCGCCGAGGGCCGGGACCCGGCGGCGATGAAGGCCGGGGAACTCGCCGGGACGCTGTTCTGGGTGGACGCCGACAGCAACGCGCAGGAGGCGGTGGACACCATGGAGATCCACCAGATCAAGCGGCTGCCGGTCATCGACGTGGCCGGCGGGCACCGGCTGATCGGGATGATCACCGAGGCCAATCTGGCGAGGAACCTCTCGGACGCGGAGATCGCGGAGTTCGCGGTCCGCGTCTACGCCGCGAACTGA
- a CDS encoding TetR/AcrR family transcriptional regulator: MARTKEFDPDAALQSALELFWRRGYEATSVADLVAHLGIGRASIYATFGSKRELYLKALDRYAETQNPLLLAELSRPGPALPAVREVVRRFAAEAASPGRRRTGCFVTNTAAELAAHDGDAARRVQANWDRFETLLHSALVRAQGQGELPEGRDPQALARMLLVLLQGVRVVGKASDDPARVRDAAEQALALLD, from the coding sequence GTGGCCAGGACCAAGGAATTCGATCCGGACGCCGCGCTGCAGTCGGCCCTCGAGCTGTTCTGGCGGCGCGGTTACGAGGCGACGTCGGTCGCGGACCTCGTCGCGCACCTCGGCATCGGGCGCGCCAGCATCTACGCGACCTTCGGCAGCAAGCGTGAGCTCTACCTGAAGGCGCTGGACCGCTACGCCGAGACGCAGAACCCGCTCCTGCTGGCGGAGCTGTCCCGGCCGGGGCCGGCACTGCCCGCCGTGCGGGAGGTGGTCCGCCGCTTCGCCGCGGAGGCGGCCTCCCCGGGCCGGCGGCGGACCGGGTGCTTCGTCACCAACACCGCCGCCGAGCTGGCCGCGCACGACGGCGACGCGGCCCGCCGGGTCCAGGCGAACTGGGACCGCTTCGAGACCCTGCTGCACTCCGCGCTCGTGCGGGCCCAGGGCCAGGGCGAGCTGCCGGAGGGGCGTGACCCGCAGGCGCTGGCCCGCATGCTGCTGGTGCTGCTCCAGGGCGTCCGGGTCGTCGGCAAGGCCTCGGACGACCCGGCCCGGGTGCGGGACGCGGCCGAACAGGCCCTGGCCCTGCTGGACTGA
- a CDS encoding amidohydrolase family protein, whose protein sequence is MRIARRTVLQAASAGTLATLLRRPQAVAAPAVPGRAPAQPSDTVRLRFTRATNGAATATPSLDRVVAEVQGVLWSLPRDGSPATRLTPPDLEPGRPVLSPDGSRVALCAYRGGNFHIWVMRADGTGLRRLTDGPFDHRAPAWSPDGRTLAFCSERGGDPVTGSPYRIWTVALGDGGLRRLTGVPGQDGPEQGGAWEDFDPVFTPDGSRVLFVRATPAGEGSLTARTLASAATDGTGPVRTEHTAGEGSLLAPALSPAGRTAWLCATPGPRKAEHLTLYADGRPVPLDGDLAPAPPRWLGEDRLLVTLDGRFRAVRPHRERTGEEIPLDATLEVARPRHRIKEYALEAERPLPVRGIHLPALSPDGRSVAFAALGGLWVADVTGGAPRRILRAKTTAYPQNPVWTPDGRALLYTDDRDGLNAVRRRDLADGRESVLSPPGRVYGSLSPDGTRLAALDLSGRLCVRDLATGTETPLVTALGGGGLPSPPSWSPDGRHLALCDRNRLSRRFREGYNLIRIVDTTTGAARLQALAPHASLSDRYASGPVWSPDGRFLACVSESALWLLPVTPDGTPTGAARRLTDESADHPSWSGDSRTLLYQSAGRLRLLPLDADGRPAGAPRTVPLALTHRRPAPVDTVVHAGLLWDGTGTPPRADVDVLVSGGRVTAVEPHRPGRRAARTVDASRGTVLPGLWDSHVHPYPYTYGARQGVLHLAYGVTTAVSLGGSAYEQARLREDIRAGLLAAPRLLAGGELLDGSRVAYSMGRAHRTPEGFTRSLARAAALDWDFVKTYVRAPYAAMEEAARFAHERLGVLSGSHLCAPGIQSGQDLTTHLIATERAEYGHGATPAGHTEQDTLEVYTRGRFDLIATPFTAFPLIGADPSLAADARVTALMPPWDAAAVKAAAAQPPAAEQLDAMEREVAVYRAVLAGGGRVALGTDAPLTPVGLHLHLALRALHRYGLSPAEALTTATRTPARVFGADDHLGTVEPGKYADLTLVDGDPFTDFADLVRVRAVLRAGILHERDALEAAFPAPAPPATASVPAAWHPVRHQMQRDACCNTPHQHGG, encoded by the coding sequence ATGCGGATCGCGCGCAGGACGGTACTGCAGGCGGCTTCGGCCGGAACGCTGGCGACGCTGCTGCGCCGGCCGCAGGCGGTGGCGGCGCCCGCCGTCCCCGGCCGGGCCCCGGCGCAGCCGTCCGACACGGTCCGGCTGCGGTTCACCCGTGCGACCAACGGCGCCGCCACGGCCACCCCCTCCCTGGACCGCGTCGTCGCCGAGGTCCAGGGCGTCCTGTGGTCGCTGCCGCGCGACGGCTCCCCGGCGACCCGGCTCACCCCGCCCGATCTGGAACCCGGCCGCCCCGTCCTCTCCCCGGACGGCAGCCGGGTGGCCCTGTGCGCCTACCGTGGCGGGAACTTCCACATCTGGGTGATGCGGGCCGACGGCACCGGGCTGCGCCGGCTCACCGACGGCCCCTTCGACCACCGCGCCCCGGCCTGGTCGCCCGACGGCCGCACCCTCGCCTTCTGCTCCGAACGCGGCGGCGACCCCGTGACGGGCAGCCCGTACCGGATCTGGACCGTGGCCCTGGGCGACGGCGGCCTGCGCCGCCTCACCGGCGTCCCCGGACAGGACGGCCCGGAACAGGGCGGCGCCTGGGAGGACTTCGACCCCGTCTTCACCCCCGACGGCTCCCGCGTGCTGTTCGTCCGCGCCACCCCCGCCGGCGAGGGCAGCCTCACCGCCCGCACCCTCGCCTCCGCGGCCACCGACGGCACCGGCCCCGTACGCACCGAGCACACCGCCGGCGAAGGCAGCCTGCTGGCCCCCGCCCTCTCCCCGGCCGGACGCACCGCCTGGCTCTGCGCCACCCCCGGCCCCCGCAAGGCGGAGCACCTGACCCTCTACGCCGACGGCCGGCCCGTCCCCCTCGACGGCGACCTCGCCCCGGCGCCCCCGCGCTGGCTCGGCGAGGACCGGCTGCTGGTCACCCTCGACGGGCGCTTCCGCGCCGTCCGCCCCCACCGCGAGCGCACCGGCGAGGAGATCCCCCTCGACGCCACGCTGGAGGTGGCCCGCCCCCGCCACCGGATCAAGGAGTACGCCCTGGAGGCCGAACGGCCCCTGCCCGTACGCGGGATCCACCTGCCCGCCCTCTCGCCCGACGGCCGCAGCGTGGCCTTCGCCGCCCTCGGCGGCCTCTGGGTCGCGGACGTCACCGGCGGAGCCCCGCGCCGCATCCTCCGGGCGAAGACGACCGCCTACCCCCAGAACCCGGTGTGGACCCCGGACGGCCGCGCCCTGCTCTACACCGACGACCGCGACGGGCTGAACGCCGTACGCCGCCGGGACCTCGCCGACGGCCGCGAGAGCGTCCTGTCCCCGCCCGGCCGCGTCTACGGCTCCCTCTCCCCGGACGGCACCCGCCTCGCCGCCCTCGACCTCTCCGGCAGGCTCTGCGTCCGCGACCTCGCCACCGGCACGGAAACCCCCCTCGTCACCGCCCTCGGCGGCGGCGGACTGCCCAGCCCGCCCAGCTGGTCGCCCGACGGACGCCACCTCGCCCTCTGCGACCGCAACCGGCTCAGCCGCCGCTTCCGCGAGGGCTACAACCTGATCCGGATCGTCGACACGACCACCGGCGCGGCCCGCCTCCAGGCCCTCGCCCCGCACGCCTCGCTCTCCGACCGCTACGCCTCCGGGCCCGTCTGGTCGCCCGACGGCCGCTTCCTGGCCTGCGTCAGCGAGTCCGCCCTGTGGCTGCTGCCCGTCACCCCCGACGGCACCCCCACCGGCGCCGCCCGCCGCCTCACCGACGAGAGCGCCGACCACCCCTCCTGGTCCGGGGACTCCCGCACCCTGCTCTACCAGTCCGCCGGCCGCCTGCGCCTGCTGCCCCTCGACGCCGACGGCCGCCCCGCCGGAGCCCCGCGCACCGTCCCCCTCGCCCTCACCCACCGCCGCCCCGCCCCCGTGGACACCGTCGTGCACGCCGGACTGCTGTGGGACGGCACCGGCACCCCGCCCCGCGCCGACGTCGACGTCCTCGTCAGCGGCGGCCGCGTCACCGCCGTCGAACCCCACCGCCCCGGCCGCCGCGCCGCCCGCACCGTCGACGCCTCCCGGGGCACCGTCCTGCCCGGCCTGTGGGACTCCCACGTCCACCCGTACCCCTACACCTACGGGGCCCGCCAGGGCGTGCTCCACCTCGCCTACGGGGTCACCACCGCCGTCTCCCTCGGCGGCTCCGCCTACGAACAGGCCCGGCTGCGCGAGGACATCCGGGCCGGCCTGCTCGCCGCGCCCCGGCTGCTGGCCGGCGGGGAACTCCTCGACGGCTCCCGCGTCGCCTACAGCATGGGCCGCGCCCACCGCACCCCCGAGGGCTTCACCCGCTCCCTGGCCCGGGCCGCCGCCCTGGACTGGGACTTCGTCAAGACCTACGTCCGCGCCCCCTACGCCGCCATGGAGGAGGCCGCCCGCTTCGCCCACGAACGGCTCGGCGTCCTGTCCGGCTCCCACCTGTGCGCCCCCGGCATCCAGTCCGGCCAGGACCTGACCACCCATCTGATCGCCACCGAACGCGCCGAGTACGGCCACGGCGCCACTCCCGCGGGCCACACCGAACAGGACACCCTGGAGGTGTACACGCGCGGCCGCTTCGACCTGATCGCCACCCCCTTCACGGCCTTCCCCCTCATCGGCGCCGACCCCTCCCTCGCCGCCGATGCCCGCGTCACCGCACTGATGCCGCCCTGGGACGCCGCCGCCGTCAAGGCCGCGGCCGCCCAGCCGCCCGCCGCCGAACAACTCGACGCCATGGAAAGGGAAGTGGCCGTCTACCGCGCCGTCCTGGCCGGCGGCGGCCGGGTCGCCCTGGGCACCGACGCCCCCCTCACCCCCGTCGGCCTCCATCTCCACCTCGCCCTGCGCGCCCTGCACCGCTACGGCCTGTCCCCGGCCGAGGCCCTCACCACCGCCACCCGCACCCCGGCCCGCGTCTTCGGCGCCGACGACCACCTGGGCACGGTCGAACCCGGGAAGTACGCCGACCTCACCCTCGTCGACGGCGACCCCTTCACCGACTTCGCCGACCTGGTCCGGGTCCGCGCGGTGCTGCGCGCGGGCATCCTCCACGAACGCGACGCCCTGGAAGCCGCCTTCCCCGCTCCCGCCCCGCCGGCCACCGCGTCCGTCCCGGCCGCCTGGCACCCCGTCCGGCACCAGATGCAGCGCGACGCCTGCTGCAACACCCCCCACCAGCACGGGGGTTAA